The Triticum aestivum cultivar Chinese Spring chromosome 7B, IWGSC CS RefSeq v2.1, whole genome shotgun sequence genome window below encodes:
- the LOC123160814 gene encoding uncharacterized protein isoform X1 codes for MDPFVSDPTDPVTTSPKTQGQEEEGLGADPSFNSLTTESVVASPDAEGGAAATQADDEAESGAPGSPSPPRPPPSISGRRDPLRAACFRRLAASCEARRLREAELLRASKPPAEKAEDPEEPIWPPKSRHWWRFVELKTMGSSPANPVPNPDESSLSHIKSQDMLADKVVDQWDDSDTENSSGSASYQVVPYKNAQGENTLPVLSKKRKFIISTYSVQCSTCQKWRVVPSKLKYEQIRENIIQVPFSCKYVHGWKPQVTCHDPTDISEDNGMAWAIDIPCIPQTPLGWERNITLRNEQSTRFADVYYISPAGRKVRSMKDVERYLEDNPDYAARLQLSQFSFRVPKPPNCPRQSELIEPTEVPPPVHEDPVHNYMPVPHGEANHLTHIPVILALQVPVMLSKKRKVNQ; via the exons ATGGATCCCTTCGTTTCTGACCCCACCGATCCTGTGACAACCAGCCCCAAAACGCAGGGACAAGAGGAAGAGGGCCTTGGAGCCGACCCCTCCTTCAATTCCCTTACCACTGAGTCCGTCGTCGCGAGCCCCGACGCGGAGGGCGGCGCCGCCGCCACACAGGCGGACGATGAGGCGGAGAGTGGGGCGCCCGGCTCCCCTTCCCCGCCCCGACCGCCGCCTAGCATCTCCGGGCGCCGCGATCCTCTCAGGGCCGCGTGCTTCCGGAGGCTGGCTGCCTCCTGCGAAGCCCGCCGACTCCGCGAGGCGGAGCTCCTCCGTGCGTCTAAACCGCCCGCGGAGAAGGCCGAGGACCCCGAGGAGCCAATCTGGCCACCAAAAAGCCGCCATTGGTGGCGCTTCGT GGAACTAAAAACTATGGGGTCCAGCCCGGCTAATCCTGTGCCCAACCCTGATGAGAGTTCATTATCTCATATCAAGAGCCAAGATATGTTAGCTGACAAGGTTGTGGACCAATGGGATGACAGTGACACTGAAAACTCCTCTGGAAGTGCATCATATCAAGTTGTTCCTTACAAGAATGCCCAGGGAGAAAACACCTTACCTGTGCTGTCTAAAAAAAGGAAATTCATTATTAGTACATATTCTGTGCAATGTAGTACTTGCCAGAAATGGAGAGTTGTACCATCCAAACTGAAATATGAGCAAATTCGAGAGAATATTATACAAGTTCCTTTTTCTTGCAAATATGTCCATGGGTGGAAGCCACAAGTTACATGCCATGATCCAACTGATATATCTGAGGATAatggcatggcatgggcaattgaTATCCCATGCATCCCTCAGACCCCTCTTGGGTGGGAAAGGAATATTACTCTAAGGAATGAACAGAGCACGAGATTCGCTGATGT GTACTATATCTCTCCCGCAGGCAGAAAAGTAAGATCCATGAAAGATGTTGAAAG GTATCTTGAAGACAACCCAGACTATGCTGCCCGCTTACAGTTATCTCAGTTTTCGTTCAGGGTACCTAAACCTCCAAATTGCCCTCGTCAGTCAGAGCTTATTGAACCAACTGAAG TGCCACCTCCGGTTCACGAGGATCCCGTGCACAACTACATGCCGGTCCCTCATGGAGAAGCCAATCATTTAACTCATATACCAGTTATACTAGCTCTACAAGTACCAGTGATGCTCTCCAAAAAGAGAAAAGTAAACCAGTGA
- the LOC123160814 gene encoding uncharacterized protein isoform X3: MRRRVGRPAPLPRPDRRLASPGAAILSGPRASGGWLPPAKPADSARRSSSVRLNRPRRRPRTPRSQSGHQKAAIGGASCMELKTMGSSPANPVPNPDESSLSHIKSQDMLADKVVDQWDDSDTENSSGSASYQVVPYKNAQGENTLPVLSKKRKFIISTYSVQCSTCQKWRVVPSKLKYEQIRENIIQVPFSCKYVHGWKPQVTCHDPTDISEDNGMAWAIDIPCIPQTPLGWERNITLRNEQSTRFADVYYISPAGRKVRSMKDVERYLEDNPDYAARLQLSQFSFRVPKPPNCPRQSELIEPTEVPPPVHEDPVHNYMPVPHGEANHLTHIPVILALQVPVMLSKKRKVNQ; the protein is encoded by the exons ATGAGGCGGAGAGTGGGGCGCCCGGCTCCCCTTCCCCGCCCCGACCGCCGCCTAGCATCTCCGGGCGCCGCGATCCTCTCAGGGCCGCGTGCTTCCGGAGGCTGGCTGCCTCCTGCGAAGCCCGCCGACTCCGCGAGGCGGAGCTCCTCCGTGCGTCTAAACCGCCCGCGGAGAAGGCCGAGGACCCCGAGGAGCCAATCTGGCCACCAAAAAGCCGCCATTGGTGGCGCTTCGTGTAT GGAACTAAAAACTATGGGGTCCAGCCCGGCTAATCCTGTGCCCAACCCTGATGAGAGTTCATTATCTCATATCAAGAGCCAAGATATGTTAGCTGACAAGGTTGTGGACCAATGGGATGACAGTGACACTGAAAACTCCTCTGGAAGTGCATCATATCAAGTTGTTCCTTACAAGAATGCCCAGGGAGAAAACACCTTACCTGTGCTGTCTAAAAAAAGGAAATTCATTATTAGTACATATTCTGTGCAATGTAGTACTTGCCAGAAATGGAGAGTTGTACCATCCAAACTGAAATATGAGCAAATTCGAGAGAATATTATACAAGTTCCTTTTTCTTGCAAATATGTCCATGGGTGGAAGCCACAAGTTACATGCCATGATCCAACTGATATATCTGAGGATAatggcatggcatgggcaattgaTATCCCATGCATCCCTCAGACCCCTCTTGGGTGGGAAAGGAATATTACTCTAAGGAATGAACAGAGCACGAGATTCGCTGATGT GTACTATATCTCTCCCGCAGGCAGAAAAGTAAGATCCATGAAAGATGTTGAAAG GTATCTTGAAGACAACCCAGACTATGCTGCCCGCTTACAGTTATCTCAGTTTTCGTTCAGGGTACCTAAACCTCCAAATTGCCCTCGTCAGTCAGAGCTTATTGAACCAACTGAAG TGCCACCTCCGGTTCACGAGGATCCCGTGCACAACTACATGCCGGTCCCTCATGGAGAAGCCAATCATTTAACTCATATACCAGTTATACTAGCTCTACAAGTACCAGTGATGCTCTCCAAAAAGAGAAAAGTAAACCAGTGA
- the LOC123160814 gene encoding uncharacterized protein isoform X2 yields MDPFVSDPTDPVTTSPKTQGQEEEGLGADPSFNSLTTESVVASPDAEGGAAATQADDEAESGAPGSPSPPRPPPSISGRRDPLRAACFRRLAASCEARRLREAELLRASKPPAEKAEDPEEPIWPPKSRHWWRFVELKTMGSSPANPVPNPDESSLSHIKSQDMLADKVVDQWDDSDTENSSGSASYQVVPYKNAQGENTLPVLSKKRKFIISTYSVQCSTCQKWRVVPSKLKYEQIRENIIQVPFSCKYVHGWKPQVTCHDPTDISEDNGMAWAIDIPCIPQTPLGWERNITLRNEQSTRFADVYYISPAGRKVRSMKDVERVPKPPNCPRQSELIEPTEVPPPVHEDPVHNYMPVPHGEANHLTHIPVILALQVPVMLSKKRKVNQ; encoded by the exons ATGGATCCCTTCGTTTCTGACCCCACCGATCCTGTGACAACCAGCCCCAAAACGCAGGGACAAGAGGAAGAGGGCCTTGGAGCCGACCCCTCCTTCAATTCCCTTACCACTGAGTCCGTCGTCGCGAGCCCCGACGCGGAGGGCGGCGCCGCCGCCACACAGGCGGACGATGAGGCGGAGAGTGGGGCGCCCGGCTCCCCTTCCCCGCCCCGACCGCCGCCTAGCATCTCCGGGCGCCGCGATCCTCTCAGGGCCGCGTGCTTCCGGAGGCTGGCTGCCTCCTGCGAAGCCCGCCGACTCCGCGAGGCGGAGCTCCTCCGTGCGTCTAAACCGCCCGCGGAGAAGGCCGAGGACCCCGAGGAGCCAATCTGGCCACCAAAAAGCCGCCATTGGTGGCGCTTCGT GGAACTAAAAACTATGGGGTCCAGCCCGGCTAATCCTGTGCCCAACCCTGATGAGAGTTCATTATCTCATATCAAGAGCCAAGATATGTTAGCTGACAAGGTTGTGGACCAATGGGATGACAGTGACACTGAAAACTCCTCTGGAAGTGCATCATATCAAGTTGTTCCTTACAAGAATGCCCAGGGAGAAAACACCTTACCTGTGCTGTCTAAAAAAAGGAAATTCATTATTAGTACATATTCTGTGCAATGTAGTACTTGCCAGAAATGGAGAGTTGTACCATCCAAACTGAAATATGAGCAAATTCGAGAGAATATTATACAAGTTCCTTTTTCTTGCAAATATGTCCATGGGTGGAAGCCACAAGTTACATGCCATGATCCAACTGATATATCTGAGGATAatggcatggcatgggcaattgaTATCCCATGCATCCCTCAGACCCCTCTTGGGTGGGAAAGGAATATTACTCTAAGGAATGAACAGAGCACGAGATTCGCTGATGT GTACTATATCTCTCCCGCAGGCAGAAAAGTAAGATCCATGAAAGATGTTGAAAG GGTACCTAAACCTCCAAATTGCCCTCGTCAGTCAGAGCTTATTGAACCAACTGAAG TGCCACCTCCGGTTCACGAGGATCCCGTGCACAACTACATGCCGGTCCCTCATGGAGAAGCCAATCATTTAACTCATATACCAGTTATACTAGCTCTACAAGTACCAGTGATGCTCTCCAAAAAGAGAAAAGTAAACCAGTGA